A window of Flavobacterium flavigenum contains these coding sequences:
- a CDS encoding anthranilate synthase component II, which produces MKKILVIDNYDSFTYNLVHYLEDLNCEVTVYRNDEFDIEEIGSFDKILLSPGPGIPDEAGLLKDVIRKYAPTKSILGVCLGQQAIGEVFGGTLSNLDKVYHGVATNVKKAVSDESLFEGLEDEFEVGRYHSWVVNADLPEVLEATSFEEHGQVMSLRHKTYDVRGVQFHPESVLTPNGKRILENWIKD; this is translated from the coding sequence ATGAAAAAAATATTAGTTATAGACAATTACGATAGTTTCACTTACAACTTAGTGCACTATTTAGAAGATTTAAACTGTGAAGTAACCGTTTACAGAAACGATGAATTTGATATTGAAGAAATTGGTTCTTTCGATAAAATACTGCTTTCGCCAGGTCCCGGAATTCCAGATGAAGCAGGTCTATTGAAAGACGTTATTCGAAAATATGCTCCAACAAAAAGCATTTTAGGTGTTTGTTTAGGACAGCAGGCAATTGGAGAAGTTTTTGGAGGAACGCTTTCAAATCTTGATAAAGTATACCACGGTGTTGCTACCAATGTAAAAAAAGCAGTTTCAGACGAATCTTTATTTGAAGGACTTGAAGATGAATTTGAAGTAGGTCGTTACCATTCATGGGTTGTGAATGCTGATTTACCGGAAGTTTTAGAAGCTACTTCATTTGAAGAACACGGTCAGGTAATGTCTTTACGCCACAAAACATACGATGTACGCGGAGTACAATTTCATCCGGAAAGCGTGTTAACACCAAATGGTAAAAGGATTTTAGAAAACTGGATCAAAGATTAA
- a CDS encoding GNAT family N-acetyltransferase, whose protein sequence is MITISETKEINIEDVLVLYKANEWSSANKPNELYNGLLNSETLITAWECKKLVGLGNAISDGHLTVYYPHLLVLPEYQGKGIGKLIMDKMQEKYSHFHMQMLTADGRSVDFYKKNGFERAGKTEPMWIYQGNEH, encoded by the coding sequence ATGATAACAATTTCAGAAACTAAAGAAATCAATATTGAAGATGTTTTGGTTTTATACAAAGCCAATGAATGGAGTTCGGCCAACAAACCAAACGAGTTGTACAACGGACTCCTAAATTCGGAAACTTTGATAACAGCCTGGGAATGCAAAAAACTGGTTGGATTGGGAAATGCAATTTCTGATGGACATTTAACCGTTTATTATCCGCATTTATTAGTTCTACCGGAATATCAGGGAAAAGGAATCGGAAAATTGATTATGGATAAAATGCAGGAGAAATACAGTCACTTTCACATGCAAATGCTGACTGCCGATGGAAGATCAGTTGATTTCTATAAAAAAAACGGTTTTGAACGTGCAGGCAAAACAGAACCCATGTGGATTTATCAGGGAAATGAACATTAA